One genomic segment of Desulfatiglans sp. includes these proteins:
- a CDS encoding TolC family protein has translation MFKKLSFKKLITLFITFLTCMFMFGGCTYVDKIKELNSTPAIMVIPAEKVQQIDVIELKKAPEEEIVKPEMAEPEKAEYTLSLEECRALTLENNLDLRVQLISPTIEKENVKQAEASKFEATFTGNTSYSKDNTPTDSLLVGSSSERVSINLGVDIPLSTGGTVSFDLADNLNKTNSTWATLNPSYNSGLSASISQPLLKNAGRRAFTYSIRLAQYNSSMNDLRTKLGAMRIIADADRAYWGLYAARKMLDVRKQQYELAKATLEETERFVEVGVKPRIEIIRTKRDLADKLTAIIDAENMVRERERDLKRMLNKKGLGMETKTVLIPSSLPDPVRYELDRDNMVKNALENRMELLELELQLEMDSMTIEYNRNQTLPDLSFEYRYNIDGLGADRSDSYDMLTDNDYHDHQVGLRMNIPIGNKRAKSELRKSIYQRAKNLSSKESKEAEIKNDVLNKIDKVEAKWQSILASRQSTILSDEQYRAEKRQYELGLVSSREVMDAQTNLAAAQSSEITALTDYQTALIDLAYATGTLLGAAKVEWEPVVPAE, from the coding sequence ATGTTTAAAAAATTGTCGTTTAAAAAATTGATAACCTTATTTATTACATTTTTAACCTGCATGTTCATGTTCGGGGGCTGCACATATGTGGATAAGATCAAGGAGTTAAACTCAACCCCTGCCATTATGGTCATTCCTGCTGAAAAGGTGCAGCAGATAGATGTGATTGAGCTTAAAAAGGCACCTGAAGAAGAGATTGTGAAGCCGGAAATGGCAGAACCTGAGAAGGCTGAGTATACACTTTCGCTTGAGGAGTGCCGTGCCCTTACACTTGAGAATAATCTTGATCTGAGGGTACAGCTTATTAGCCCGACTATTGAAAAAGAAAATGTAAAACAGGCAGAGGCAAGCAAGTTTGAGGCCACCTTTACCGGTAACACAAGTTATTCTAAAGATAATACCCCGACAGATTCGCTTCTGGTAGGCTCCAGCAGTGAAAGGGTAAGTATCAACCTTGGTGTAGATATCCCCTTAAGCACAGGCGGAACAGTCTCCTTTGATCTGGCCGATAACCTGAATAAGACCAATTCAACATGGGCAACATTGAACCCCTCCTATAATTCAGGTCTCAGCGCCTCCATCAGTCAACCCCTTTTAAAAAATGCAGGCCGCAGGGCATTTACTTACTCTATCCGCCTTGCACAGTATAACAGCTCCATGAACGATCTGAGGACAAAGCTTGGTGCCATGCGTATAATAGCCGATGCAGATAGGGCCTACTGGGGTCTTTATGCAGCAAGAAAGATGCTTGATGTAAGAAAACAGCAGTATGAACTTGCAAAGGCCACACTTGAGGAGACAGAACGTTTTGTTGAGGTGGGCGTAAAACCCAGGATCGAGATAATAAGGACCAAGAGAGATCTTGCAGATAAACTCACAGCAATTATAGATGCAGAAAATATGGTCAGGGAAAGGGAGAGGGATCTTAAACGCATGCTCAATAAAAAAGGGCTTGGTATGGAGACAAAGACTGTCCTGATCCCATCCTCTTTGCCTGACCCTGTGCGTTATGAACTTGACAGAGATAATATGGTAAAAAATGCCCTTGAAAACCGCATGGAACTCCTTGAGCTTGAGCTTCAGCTTGAAATGGACAGCATGACTATAGAGTATAATCGCAACCAGACGCTTCCTGATCTGTCATTTGAGTACAGGTATAATATTGATGGACTTGGGGCTGACAGGAGTGATTCATATGATATGCTTACTGATAATGATTATCATGACCACCAGGTCGGCTTACGTATGAATATACCTATTGGCAATAAAAGGGCCAAAAGCGAACTCAGGAAGTCCATTTATCAGCGTGCAAAAAACCTTTCCTCAAAAGAGAGTAAAGAGGCTGAGATCAAAAACGATGTCTTGAATAAGATAGATAAAGTGGAGGCGAAATGGCAGAGCATACTGGCAAGCAGGCAGAGCACAATACTGTCGGATGAGCAGTACAGGGCGGAAAAACGGCAGTATGAACTGGGGCTTGTGAGCTCAAGGGAGGTCATGGATGCACAGACCAACCTTGCAGCGGCACAGAGTTCAGAGATTACCGCTTTAACAGATTATCAGACAGCCCTTATTGACCTCGCCTATGCCACAGGTACACTCCTTGGCGCAGCAAAGGTAGAGTGGGAGCCGGTTGTACCTGCGGAATAG
- a CDS encoding arylamine N-acetyltransferase yields MTNELLNLEKYFERINYTGGTKATEETLHDLHICHTLNVPFENLDVFYSMPPLLDEFSLYNKIVLNRRGGYCFEMNGIFSIVLKKMGFKVTDLLARVTIDGVNYTTRTHQVLLVETGNTRWLADVGFGNDGLIAPLHLDIEGGQIQFAHEYRVIKETRFGGYLLQKKGGDTFNSLYAFTLEACSPDDFVMSNHFTATFPGSFFKMMRMCTMPTREGRITLTDTHFKVVKNGDISETGLKNGEFQLLLKQHFSLDLDHVKTVKE; encoded by the coding sequence ATGACAAATGAATTATTAAACCTGGAAAAATACTTTGAAAGAATAAATTACACAGGCGGCACAAAGGCAACCGAAGAGACACTCCATGATCTTCATATCTGCCACACATTAAATGTGCCATTTGAAAACCTTGATGTTTTTTACAGCATGCCCCCGCTCCTTGATGAATTCTCTCTGTATAATAAGATAGTCCTTAACCGGCGCGGCGGATACTGCTTTGAGATGAATGGAATATTCTCCATTGTCCTTAAAAAGATGGGTTTTAAGGTTACTGATCTCCTTGCTAGGGTCACCATTGACGGTGTGAACTATACCACCAGGACCCACCAGGTGCTCCTTGTGGAAACAGGTAATACAAGGTGGCTCGCTGATGTCGGGTTTGGTAATGACGGCCTGATTGCACCTCTGCATTTAGATATTGAGGGGGGGCAGATTCAGTTTGCCCATGAATACAGGGTGATCAAGGAGACAAGGTTTGGCGGTTACCTGCTCCAGAAAAAGGGAGGGGATACCTTTAACAGCCTCTATGCATTTACTCTGGAGGCATGTTCCCCGGATGATTTTGTAATGTCCAACCATTTTACAGCAACATTCCCCGGCTCATTCTTCAAGATGATGCGCATGTGCACCATGCCAACCAGGGAGGGTCGCATTACCCTCACAGATACCCATTTCAAGGTGGTAAAAAATGGTGATATATCTGAAACAGGTTTAAAAAATGGTGAGTTCCAGCTTTTACTGAAACAGCATTTCAGTCTTGATCTTGACCATGTGAAGACCGTGAAGGAATAA
- a CDS encoding radical SAM protein encodes MLLIHPPVAKPCEPPAGIARLAGVMGDYPVTVIDANLDIILRSMHVEMNADDTWTRRAKKNLDAHLDYLKKNKQWNVDRYIRAVMDINRLLERSVQSPGIRVNLGDYQDKNLSPVKSMDLLQAAETPEKSPFYPFFKDAFIPHDDGLIGISLNFLSQALPAFAITGYLKREYPGVKIIMGGGLITSWMKGPGWRNPFKGLVDEMVAGPGEGYLRGLLNMGISSTHVRPSYDHFSANDYLSPGFILPYSASSGCWWQRCRFCPERAEGNPYKPISPDAVLDDLSLLIAKHQPSMVHILDNAISPALLKRIIERPLNTPWYGFVRITDHFKDAEFCMGLKRSGCAMLKIGIESGDQGVLDALDKGMNLETASIALKNLKNAGISTYLYFLFGTPPEGMEEAQHTMEFVKHHHEYIGFMNLAIFNMPVSSPDAVKYATGEFYEGDLSLYSSFKHPKGWDRGKVRAFLDNEFRKDPGIREIVKRNPPFFTSNHAAFF; translated from the coding sequence ATGCTCCTCATTCATCCACCAGTTGCCAAGCCCTGCGAACCCCCTGCGGGTATTGCAAGGCTTGCAGGGGTTATGGGTGATTACCCTGTTACTGTGATTGACGCCAATCTGGATATCATTCTGCGTTCGATGCATGTAGAGATGAATGCTGATGATACATGGACACGAAGGGCAAAAAAAAACCTTGATGCCCATCTTGATTATCTTAAAAAAAATAAACAGTGGAACGTAGACAGATACATAAGAGCAGTGATGGATATTAACCGCCTGCTGGAAAGGTCTGTTCAATCACCAGGCATCAGGGTTAATCTGGGTGATTACCAGGATAAAAACCTATCCCCTGTAAAAAGCATGGATCTTTTACAGGCCGCAGAAACACCTGAAAAGAGCCCGTTTTATCCCTTTTTTAAAGATGCATTTATCCCCCATGATGATGGCCTCATAGGTATATCACTTAATTTTCTGAGCCAGGCCCTCCCTGCCTTTGCCATAACAGGATATTTAAAAAGAGAGTACCCAGGGGTAAAGATCATAATGGGTGGTGGACTTATTACCTCTTGGATGAAAGGCCCTGGCTGGAGAAACCCTTTTAAGGGGCTGGTGGATGAGATGGTGGCAGGTCCCGGAGAGGGCTATCTACGTGGGCTTTTAAATATGGGTATATCTTCAACCCATGTAAGGCCAAGCTATGACCATTTTTCTGCAAATGATTATCTTTCCCCTGGGTTTATTTTACCCTACAGCGCCTCAAGCGGCTGCTGGTGGCAGCGGTGCCGGTTTTGCCCTGAAAGGGCAGAGGGGAATCCTTATAAGCCGATATCTCCTGATGCTGTGCTGGATGATCTCTCGTTGCTCATAGCTAAACACCAACCCTCAATGGTACACATACTTGATAATGCCATCAGCCCTGCCCTGCTAAAACGTATAATAGAACGCCCGCTCAATACACCGTGGTACGGGTTTGTGCGCATAACCGATCATTTTAAAGACGCTGAATTCTGCATGGGGTTAAAGCGGTCAGGGTGTGCCATGCTCAAGATAGGCATAGAATCAGGGGATCAGGGTGTACTTGATGCACTGGATAAGGGGATGAATCTTGAAACAGCATCCATTGCCCTTAAAAACCTGAAGAATGCTGGCATCTCTACCTATCTCTATTTCCTGTTTGGGACACCCCCTGAAGGCATGGAAGAGGCGCAACATACAATGGAATTTGTAAAGCATCATCATGAGTATATAGGGTTTATGAACCTTGCTATATTTAATATGCCAGTGAGCAGCCCTGATGCAGTTAAATACGCCACAGGTGAATTCTATGAAGGAGACCTTTCTCTCTATTCAAGCTTTAAACACCCGAAGGGGTGGGACAGGGGAAAGGTAAGGGCGTTCCTTGATAATGAATTCAGAAAAGACCCGGGTATAAGGGAGATTGTAAAAAGGAACCCGCCGTTTTTTACATCCAATCATGCGGCATTTTTCTAA
- a CDS encoding sigma 54-interacting transcriptional regulator codes for MIKTLTSWIGFTDIRASKGEGKDGYGPICQTIQAREFDEINLISDLPSEDTQKYISWLKSFTQTPIILHTENLTSPTNFGEIYEAVTRVIKDVQTRKGKDVSLSFHLSPGTPAMAAVWIILAKTRFPAELIESSQQEGVKTASIPFDISAEFIPELLRKPDNQLEKLAEGLQPDAPEFSHLIHRSQVMKRIVLKAQRVAPRSVPVLIEGESGTGKELLARAIHQASARSEGPFIPVNCGAIPDELVETELFGHEKGAFTGADKLRIGYFEASQGGTLFLDEIGELPIHVQVKLLRALQEKEIYRVGSTKPISFDARIISATNRDLLHEIKEKRFREDLFYRIAVAIIKIPPLRERSGDVSLIIDYLLKQINKESENEPGYKHKKISAGAKNLMLQYAWPGNVRELQNTIMRAAIWSGEENISQEDIKEAMIPISLSSGDDLLNMSIKDGVNLPEIMGKVAQHYLRKAMDEANGNKTKAAQLVGLPNYQTFTNWLQKHNLI; via the coding sequence ATGATCAAAACATTAACAAGCTGGATTGGATTTACTGATATAAGGGCATCCAAAGGAGAAGGAAAGGATGGTTATGGCCCTATCTGCCAGACAATCCAGGCAAGAGAATTTGATGAGATTAATCTGATCAGTGATCTTCCTTCAGAAGATACACAAAAATATATCTCATGGCTTAAATCATTTACACAAACTCCGATAATCCTGCATACAGAGAATTTAACCAGCCCCACAAATTTTGGAGAAATATATGAGGCTGTAACAAGGGTTATCAAGGACGTTCAAACACGAAAGGGGAAAGATGTTTCTTTATCTTTTCACTTAAGCCCCGGCACACCGGCGATGGCTGCTGTATGGATAATCCTTGCCAAAACACGTTTTCCTGCGGAGCTAATAGAATCTTCACAGCAGGAAGGAGTAAAAACAGCATCCATTCCCTTTGATATATCAGCAGAATTTATTCCTGAATTATTACGAAAACCGGATAACCAGCTTGAAAAATTAGCTGAAGGACTTCAACCTGATGCCCCAGAGTTCTCACATCTGATACATAGAAGTCAAGTAATGAAACGGATTGTTTTAAAAGCACAGCGGGTTGCTCCCCGTTCAGTACCAGTGCTCATAGAAGGTGAATCCGGAACTGGCAAAGAACTTCTTGCCAGAGCAATTCACCAAGCGAGTGCAAGGAGTGAAGGCCCATTTATTCCTGTTAACTGCGGAGCTATTCCTGATGAACTGGTTGAAACAGAACTCTTTGGTCATGAGAAAGGGGCTTTCACCGGGGCTGATAAATTAAGAATAGGATATTTTGAAGCTTCACAGGGTGGCACACTTTTCCTTGATGAGATTGGTGAGTTACCTATTCATGTCCAGGTAAAACTTTTAAGAGCCCTTCAGGAAAAAGAAATATACCGTGTTGGTTCCACAAAACCCATCTCATTTGATGCAAGAATAATATCTGCCACCAACCGTGATCTTTTACACGAAATAAAAGAAAAAAGATTCAGGGAAGATTTGTTTTACAGAATCGCAGTTGCGATCATTAAAATTCCGCCATTAAGAGAGCGAAGTGGAGATGTCAGCCTAATAATTGATTACCTTCTTAAACAGATAAATAAGGAAAGCGAAAACGAACCTGGGTATAAACATAAGAAAATTTCTGCCGGAGCTAAAAACCTTATGCTTCAATATGCCTGGCCTGGAAATGTCAGAGAGCTGCAAAATACTATTATGAGGGCAGCAATCTGGTCAGGTGAAGAGAATATCAGCCAGGAGGATATTAAGGAAGCCATGATCCCGATATCTCTTTCGAGTGGAGATGATCTACTGAATATGTCAATAAAGGATGGTGTTAACCTTCCGGAAATAATGGGAAAAGTTGCGCAGCATTATTTGAGAAAGGCCATGGATGAAGCCAATGGTAATAAGACAAAGGCAGCACAGCTTGTAGGGTTACCTAACTACCAGACATTTACCAACTGGCTACAGAAGCATAATCTAATTTGA
- a CDS encoding DEAD/DEAH box helicase family protein, whose product MKSINFEFLRDRWPELSSLGGFAERYAWPDPESAFVKLRSFIETMIHRFYEINSITLPEPVSLHGLLSNNDFKNAVPKAVLNALHNIRLAGNKAAHGETSSRFNLLDTLKDAFYLGCWFFIINGGKQNDCPDYIQPEKPVDIYKKSEELKEQKRKIQEELASKELEMQELLDHLEAAWSQASATKKKVEELEAILNKGTAVADALGFDEATTRKRLIDNELAIAGWNVGTNGENTQEVTQEEEVSNQPTSSGTGYADYVLWDDNGLPLAVIEAKKTSKNAQIGQEQARLYADGLEKQYGQHPVIFYTNGFDIFIWDDAQNYPPRQLYGYYSKDSLQNLLYQRKNRLPLNLFSPKREIVDRMYQIEAIKRVTEKYTNKRRKALLVQATGTGKTRVAIALTEMLYRAHWIMRVLFLCDRKELRKQAKNVFNEFLNEPMTVVTADTANDRNKRIYLATYPAMKRIYDKFDTGFFDLIIADESHRSIYNRYQDMFRYFDCYQIGLTATPVDFISRNTFKMFDCEDRTPTAYYSLDNAIEENYLVPFEVYEHTTRFLREGIKYKELTKEQIRQLEENGEDPELFNFENQQIDKQIFNRDTNRMIIRNLMENGIRDETGQHPGKSIIFARNHNHAVLLAEVFNELYPQYGGRFCRIIDNYDTRAEQLIDDFKAAKESYPMIAISVDMLDTGIDVPEVVNLVFAKPVKSMVKFEQMIGRGTRLCSDLFGPGINKANFRIFDHWRNFNFFDRHYKKSEPSVSKSIMEQLFEARIGLCRTALNNGETEGFNLIVPLIRQDIEMLSEDTISVREKWREKRTMSKMEILQQFSPATEQSLRREIAPLMKWVDIHGHTEAYRFDLLIAEIQAELLRKSGRFSDLKDKMLDWVSRLQMHLNPVREKVATINMVKGNSFWDTPSVIGFEKVREELRGIMKYTEKQTWEPATHKHIDISDTDEEYRRIPSTFRFSDMPGFRQKVMEALRLFDENETLKKIKAGKPVTKSDLSALTSLVLTGNPSVEQDVLKEFFETAGPLDYAIRGIIGMDADAVNERFLEFISAYPSLKASQISFLNLLKNHISRYGSIEIEQLYEPPFTTLHTDGLDGVFDDENMVEKLLNIISTFQPKAYIPGERSYGIN is encoded by the coding sequence ATGAAGTCAATAAATTTTGAGTTTCTTCGTGATAGATGGCCCGAGCTCTCAAGTCTTGGTGGCTTTGCAGAGAGGTATGCCTGGCCTGACCCTGAAAGTGCGTTTGTTAAACTCCGTTCATTTATAGAGACAATGATCCATAGGTTTTATGAAATAAATAGCATTACTTTACCTGAACCTGTTTCATTGCACGGGTTGCTTTCCAACAATGATTTTAAAAATGCGGTTCCAAAGGCAGTTCTTAATGCCCTGCATAATATCCGGCTGGCAGGGAACAAGGCCGCCCATGGAGAGACAAGTTCACGTTTTAATTTATTGGATACTCTGAAAGATGCATTCTATCTTGGATGCTGGTTTTTTATAATAAATGGCGGAAAACAGAACGACTGCCCCGATTATATCCAACCGGAAAAACCGGTTGATATTTACAAAAAATCAGAAGAACTGAAAGAGCAGAAAAGAAAAATTCAGGAGGAGCTTGCGTCAAAAGAGTTAGAGATGCAGGAGCTTCTAGACCACCTCGAAGCTGCATGGTCTCAAGCAAGTGCAACTAAAAAGAAGGTTGAAGAACTTGAAGCCATCCTTAACAAAGGGACAGCGGTTGCAGATGCGCTTGGATTTGATGAGGCAACAACTAGAAAGAGATTGATTGATAATGAGCTTGCTATTGCTGGATGGAATGTTGGTACTAATGGTGAAAACACACAAGAAGTTACCCAGGAAGAAGAAGTTTCCAACCAGCCTACCTCAAGCGGAACGGGGTATGCAGATTATGTATTATGGGATGATAATGGTTTGCCCCTGGCTGTTATTGAGGCGAAAAAGACATCGAAAAATGCACAAATAGGACAGGAACAGGCCAGGCTCTATGCTGATGGGCTGGAAAAACAGTATGGTCAGCACCCTGTAATATTCTATACAAATGGCTTTGATATCTTTATCTGGGATGATGCTCAGAATTATCCTCCCAGGCAGTTATATGGATATTATTCAAAAGACAGTCTTCAAAATCTTTTATATCAAAGAAAAAACAGGCTCCCATTAAACCTCTTTTCTCCCAAAAGAGAAATAGTTGATCGTATGTACCAGATAGAAGCAATCAAAAGAGTTACTGAAAAATATACTAATAAGCGCAGAAAAGCTCTGCTTGTTCAGGCTACAGGCACAGGTAAAACCCGTGTGGCAATAGCCCTTACAGAGATGCTATATCGCGCCCACTGGATAATGAGAGTCCTTTTTTTATGTGACCGCAAGGAGTTAAGGAAACAAGCTAAAAATGTTTTTAATGAGTTTCTCAATGAACCTATGACTGTGGTTACAGCAGATACCGCTAATGACCGGAACAAAAGGATATATCTTGCCACTTATCCGGCTATGAAGAGGATATATGATAAATTTGATACCGGCTTTTTTGACCTGATAATTGCAGATGAATCACACCGAAGCATCTATAACCGTTATCAAGATATGTTCCGCTACTTTGACTGCTATCAAATCGGACTCACCGCCACTCCTGTGGATTTTATATCAAGAAACACCTTTAAAATGTTCGACTGTGAGGATAGAACACCAACAGCCTATTATTCCCTTGATAACGCAATAGAAGAAAACTATCTGGTACCGTTTGAAGTTTATGAGCACACAACCAGATTTTTAAGGGAAGGTATTAAGTACAAGGAGCTTACAAAAGAGCAGATAAGGCAGCTTGAGGAAAATGGCGAAGACCCAGAACTGTTTAACTTTGAAAACCAGCAGATAGATAAACAGATATTCAACCGGGATACCAACAGGATGATTATAAGGAATCTGATGGAGAACGGAATCAGGGATGAAACCGGACAACATCCCGGTAAATCAATCATATTTGCCAGAAACCATAATCATGCGGTACTGCTGGCAGAGGTGTTCAATGAGTTATATCCGCAATATGGCGGCAGATTCTGCAGGATAATCGACAATTATGACACGCGTGCAGAGCAGCTCATAGACGATTTCAAGGCTGCAAAAGAAAGCTACCCTATGATAGCCATATCTGTAGATATGCTGGATACAGGTATTGATGTGCCTGAAGTGGTAAACCTTGTTTTTGCCAAACCGGTAAAGTCTATGGTCAAGTTCGAGCAGATGATAGGTCGTGGTACAAGACTGTGTTCTGATCTTTTTGGCCCCGGTATTAACAAGGCCAATTTCAGAATATTTGATCATTGGAGGAACTTTAATTTTTTTGATAGACATTACAAAAAATCAGAACCTTCTGTAAGCAAATCCATTATGGAGCAATTGTTTGAAGCACGTATTGGGTTGTGTAGAACCGCTTTGAATAATGGTGAAACAGAAGGCTTTAACCTTATAGTGCCTTTAATCCGGCAAGACATAGAGATGCTTTCAGAAGATACAATAAGTGTAAGAGAAAAATGGCGTGAAAAACGTACCATGTCAAAAATGGAAATACTCCAGCAATTCTCACCTGCAACAGAGCAGAGTCTTAGAAGAGAGATCGCCCCCTTAATGAAGTGGGTAGATATACATGGTCACACAGAAGCATACCGCTTTGATCTGCTTATAGCTGAAATCCAGGCAGAGCTATTACGAAAATCAGGAAGGTTTTCAGACCTCAAGGATAAAATGTTGGACTGGGTAAGCCGCCTGCAAATGCACTTAAACCCTGTCCGGGAAAAGGTTGCAACTATTAATATGGTAAAAGGCAACAGCTTCTGGGATACTCCTTCAGTAATAGGCTTTGAAAAAGTGCGGGAAGAACTTCGTGGAATCATGAAATATACCGAAAAACAGACATGGGAACCAGCGACACACAAGCATATAGATATCTCTGACACAGATGAAGAATACAGACGGATACCATCAACATTCAGGTTTTCAGATATGCCCGGATTCAGACAAAAGGTTATGGAGGCATTAAGGCTCTTTGATGAAAATGAAACACTTAAAAAGATAAAGGCCGGAAAACCTGTTACAAAATCCGATCTTTCGGCATTAACGTCTCTTGTGCTTACAGGGAATCCGAGCGTGGAACAGGATGTTCTAAAAGAATTTTTTGAAACAGCGGGCCCACTTGATTATGCAATAAGGGGCATTATAGGGATGGATGCGGATGCGGTAAATGAAAGATTTCTTGAATTTATTTCTGCATATCCTTCACTGAAGGCTTCGCAGATCAGTTTTCTTAATCTACTTAAAAACCACATAAGCAGATATGGTTCCATCGAAATAGAGCAGCTTTATGAGCCACCATTTACAACTCTTCACACGGATGGGCTTGATGGTGTATTTGATGATGAAAACATGGTGGAAAAACTTTTAAATATAATCAGTACTTTTCAGCCTAAAGCATATATACCGGGAGAAAGGTCGTATGGTATTAACTGA